One window from the genome of Candidatus Acidiferrales bacterium encodes:
- a CDS encoding glycosyltransferase 87 family protein encodes MKYASPAGRFLVLIITGLVLRLVLIPIHPIGSDDFYRYLWDGKVIANGINPYRYSPSDPALTGLHSQILPARVNFADMKTIYPPLAEILFYLAYRISGENFLGIKLLLFVFDIMTLFGIFMIVRKLNLSRKNILLYALCPLPLFQFFVDGHMDGFGLPLLVFGILFYITDKKLLSYFLIGLSICIKPLALIVIPIFVFSERGMLNRLKVVTVPIAVCVLLYLPFLFSGSPFQALITFTENWTFNGVVFDLLNSFLNDNQRTRAVCALLLLVLYAPIVLSRKELLTKIYLSVFLLMIFSPVVHPWYLSWLAILLPLHPRWSGIAFVSLISLTSFTLVTYQLTGVWKDYLAVLLFEYVPVLSMFLYEIAVPLPIVPRQ; translated from the coding sequence TTGAAATATGCATCACCTGCAGGGCGTTTTCTTGTTTTGATAATAACGGGGCTGGTCTTGAGATTGGTGCTGATACCGATCCATCCAATCGGCTCTGATGACTTTTATAGGTATTTGTGGGATGGGAAAGTCATTGCAAACGGAATAAACCCATACAGATATTCTCCTTCAGATCCGGCCTTGACCGGACTTCATTCTCAGATTCTTCCGGCGCGTGTGAACTTTGCCGATATGAAGACAATCTATCCTCCCCTTGCCGAAATTCTGTTTTATCTGGCGTATAGGATCAGCGGGGAAAATTTTCTTGGAATAAAGCTCCTCTTGTTTGTCTTCGATATCATGACGCTGTTCGGGATATTTATGATTGTCCGGAAACTCAATCTTAGCCGGAAGAACATTTTGTTGTATGCACTCTGCCCGCTGCCGTTATTTCAGTTCTTTGTCGACGGACATATGGACGGATTCGGTCTCCCATTGCTTGTGTTTGGAATTCTTTTTTATATCACAGACAAAAAACTTCTAAGCTACTTTCTTATCGGTCTATCCATTTGCATCAAACCGTTAGCGCTGATTGTAATCCCGATATTCGTCTTCTCGGAGAGAGGCATGCTCAATCGTCTAAAAGTTGTCACAGTGCCCATCGCTGTCTGCGTTCTACTTTATCTCCCTTTCCTTTTTTCCGGTTCGCCATTTCAGGCTTTGATTACATTTACCGAGAATTGGACTTTCAACGGAGTTGTATTTGATTTATTGAATTCTTTTTTAAATGATAACCAGAGGACAAGAGCCGTTTGTGCGTTATTGCTTCTCGTCCTTTATGCTCCTATTGTCTTAAGCCGAAAAGAGCTTCTCACAAAAATCTATCTGTCGGTCTTTCTCTTGATGATATTTTCACCGGTCGTTCATCCGTGGTACCTAAGCTGGTTGGCAATCCTGCTGCCGCTGCATCCGAGGTGGAGCGGAATTGCCTTTGTAAGCCTGATAAGTCTGACTTCATTCACTCTAGTTACATACCAACTGACGGGTGTGTGGAAGGATTACCTGGCGGTTCTTTTATTCGAGTATGTCCCCGTATTGAGTATGTTTTTATACGAGATTGCCGTTCCATTACCTATCGTGCCTCGGCAATAA
- a CDS encoding T9SS type A sorting domain-containing protein — MKKFIFALLLVTLVAPLSLFAQTADTVVVPNDNNQGTINTVIQGDTTATGARNNPNRVYELVRGGYYLLNGWITVKAGTQITIIGAPPPASGTDPGLPVVIPGVATGVYYSEPFDCYGDLTLKNIWLFYVDNSGAQSWNQMTFENTSGLHGTFDNVIFDWDQAPAMHILGKHFTGIFTNCIFRNDIDPGQWWSGRQIYFESASSGDSVGCENNTFENMGFTFQTQGIPVHRIWFNHNTFLNVAKFALQESYWTWLVCTNNVFVNGHFTGERYSDRIGQDPNNLLYGAVLNVDTLVNNPTFDGTDSVHEMQRVIIFENNSNYADTWFQPFFTTYNDTVTALSRQILPEPLMNDRSAGFFDPEIYPHPLVKMANIYDSTDPGFTTPATNKDSILTFLQARYTVGGSVFWGYNPDLNAAWPLMENLTYSNTKLLTAGTDGLPLGDLYHWFPTQYATWLANRTAYDNAIWNLTDVKEVPNTRPTRYALLQNYPNPFNPTTNIRYSVPQNGYVTLKIYNVLGQEVATLFSGVQHAGDYVATFDASRYASGIYFYRLQAGNTSLTKKMVLLK; from the coding sequence ATGAAGAAGTTCATTTTCGCATTGCTTCTAGTAACTCTTGTCGCTCCGTTATCGTTGTTCGCCCAGACCGCTGACACCGTTGTCGTTCCGAATGACAACAATCAGGGGACGATCAACACCGTAATTCAAGGTGACACTACCGCGACGGGAGCTCGAAACAATCCGAATCGAGTGTATGAATTGGTAAGAGGCGGTTATTACCTCTTAAACGGTTGGATCACGGTTAAGGCAGGGACTCAGATTACCATCATTGGTGCACCGCCCCCGGCTTCCGGCACAGATCCTGGTCTGCCGGTGGTAATTCCTGGTGTAGCGACCGGTGTGTATTACAGCGAGCCGTTTGATTGCTACGGAGATTTAACCCTGAAGAATATTTGGCTCTTCTATGTTGACAACAGCGGCGCTCAATCATGGAATCAGATGACATTCGAAAATACAAGTGGATTACATGGAACTTTTGACAATGTCATTTTCGATTGGGATCAGGCCCCTGCTATGCACATTCTCGGCAAGCACTTTACGGGAATATTTACGAACTGTATTTTCCGGAATGATATTGATCCAGGTCAATGGTGGTCGGGCAGGCAAATATACTTCGAGTCGGCTTCCAGCGGCGACTCGGTCGGATGCGAAAACAATACCTTCGAGAATATGGGATTTACTTTCCAGACGCAAGGAATACCTGTGCATCGCATCTGGTTTAACCACAACACTTTCCTGAATGTTGCAAAGTTTGCGTTGCAGGAAAGCTACTGGACATGGCTCGTCTGCACGAACAACGTTTTTGTAAACGGCCATTTCACCGGCGAGCGTTACTCCGACAGGATAGGCCAGGATCCGAACAATTTACTTTACGGAGCGGTTCTGAATGTTGACACACTTGTGAACAATCCAACTTTCGATGGGACAGATAGCGTCCACGAGATGCAGCGTGTCATAATCTTCGAGAACAACAGCAACTACGCGGACACCTGGTTCCAGCCATTCTTTACCACCTATAACGATACGGTCACCGCTCTTAGCCGCCAGATCTTACCTGAACCTTTGATGAATGATCGGAGTGCAGGATTCTTCGATCCTGAGATCTATCCTCATCCTTTGGTGAAGATGGCAAATATTTATGACAGTACCGATCCCGGATTTACCACTCCTGCCACCAATAAGGACAGCATTCTGACGTTCCTGCAAGCAAGATACACAGTGGGAGGCAGCGTATTCTGGGGATATAACCCTGACCTCAATGCTGCCTGGCCGCTAATGGAGAACTTGACCTACAGCAATACGAAACTTCTTACGGCCGGAACGGATGGATTGCCGCTCGGCGACCTTTATCACTGGTTCCCGACACAGTACGCTACATGGTTGGCTAATCGTACAGCGTATGACAACGCAATCTGGAACCTGACCGATGTCAAAGAGGTTCCCAATACGCGTCCAACCAGGTATGCCCTCTTGCAGAACTATCCGAACCCGTTCAACCCGACAACTAACATCAGATATTCTGTCCCGCAGAATGGCTATGTTACGTTGAAGATTTACAATGTTCTCGGACAAGAAGTGGCGACCCTGTTCTCCGGTGTCCAACATGCGGGCGATTACGTAGCAACATTTGATGCCAGCAGGTATGCCAGCGGTATTTACTTCTATCGCTTGCAAGCCGGAAATACATCTCTTACAAAGAAAATGGTCTTGTTAAAGTAA
- a CDS encoding SDR family oxidoreductase: MANSYLEDLFRLDGKVSVVVGGSGVLGGSVAEAIAKAGSKVVIVYNHGKDAAEDRVKKIQKQGGEAMMVHADACVKKELESAKNEIASKWYTVDILVNAPGVNSPTPVLDIQEDEWERILKVNLKGIFFASQVFGKHMIDNKVKGSIINFSSASSEIPLSKVFTYGISKAGVNNMTRFLAREWAPYGIRVNAVMPGFFPAEQNRKILTEERRKSIFNHTPMARYGEADELSGAIIWLASNNASSFVTGTIIPVDGGFTAMTI; the protein is encoded by the coding sequence ATGGCTAATTCCTATTTGGAAGATCTTTTTAGATTAGACGGTAAAGTTTCCGTTGTGGTAGGCGGAAGCGGCGTCCTTGGCGGGAGCGTTGCGGAGGCGATTGCAAAAGCCGGGTCGAAGGTTGTCATAGTATATAACCACGGCAAGGATGCTGCAGAGGATCGGGTAAAAAAAATTCAGAAGCAAGGCGGGGAAGCCATGATGGTACACGCCGATGCTTGTGTCAAAAAAGAACTTGAATCAGCAAAGAACGAGATTGCATCAAAGTGGTACACGGTCGATATCCTGGTCAACGCCCCGGGGGTTAATTCTCCGACACCTGTTCTCGATATTCAGGAAGATGAGTGGGAGCGAATTCTAAAAGTAAACCTAAAAGGTATATTCTTTGCTTCCCAAGTCTTCGGGAAGCACATGATCGACAATAAAGTAAAGGGAAGCATAATAAACTTTTCATCCGCGTCTTCTGAGATACCGCTTTCAAAAGTTTTCACATATGGAATATCGAAGGCCGGTGTGAACAACATGACCCGCTTTCTGGCAAGGGAGTGGGCCCCGTATGGAATCCGCGTCAATGCGGTCATGCCGGGGTTCTTTCCCGCCGAACAAAACAGGAAAATCCTGACGGAAGAGCGCCGAAAGTCTATTTTTAACCATACCCCGATGGCAAGGTACGGCGAGGCTGATGAATTGAGCGGCGCGATAATCTGGCTCGCTTCAAACAACGCCTCGTCTTTTGTTACGGGTACGATCATACCGGTTGACGGCGGCTTCACCGCGATGACTATTTGA
- a CDS encoding 4-phosphoerythronate dehydrogenase — protein sequence MNIVVDSAIPFVDKTFGPLGTLVKLESKAIDSAAVHDADAVVVRSETKVDEKLLSGSKVQFVGTATIGTDHVDVEFLRSKNIVFASAPGSNSNAVVQYVFAALFALARRKHFLLKGKTLGVVGVGNIGSKIVRIGKKLGMHVLQNDPPFQRATRNPEFISLDDLMVSDFITIHVPFTRGGSDPTYHLFDEKRLMLMKRGSLLINSSRGGVVDNSALKSAIANGVVGDAVLDVWENEPKIDVELLSMCAIGTPHVAGYSIDGKINATRMVLEAFCAHFSLPKPGDFSYLVSPPERPIIETDNSGSSAEDILAHAMSHCYDIEKDDKALRNINSVDPAERGAFFKRLRSGYHFRHEFSNFKVKIDGTKDGELKEILSSFGFGINAVLNSD from the coding sequence ATGAATATAGTCGTAGACTCTGCTATCCCTTTTGTTGATAAAACTTTCGGCCCTTTAGGCACTCTCGTTAAACTTGAAAGCAAGGCAATTGACAGCGCTGCAGTTCACGATGCAGACGCCGTTGTCGTGAGGTCTGAGACGAAGGTCGATGAGAAGCTGCTCTCTGGAAGCAAAGTGCAGTTTGTCGGCACTGCAACAATTGGCACGGATCACGTCGACGTCGAATTCTTGAGGAGTAAAAATATTGTTTTCGCGAGTGCGCCGGGAAGCAATTCGAATGCGGTTGTGCAGTATGTTTTTGCTGCGTTGTTTGCACTAGCCAGGAGAAAACATTTTCTTCTGAAAGGAAAAACTCTGGGAGTTGTCGGTGTTGGAAATATCGGGAGCAAGATCGTCCGCATCGGGAAGAAGTTAGGGATGCATGTCCTGCAGAACGATCCTCCGTTTCAAAGGGCAACGCGCAATCCTGAGTTCATTTCACTCGATGATCTGATGGTGTCTGACTTCATAACGATACACGTTCCATTTACACGCGGCGGTTCTGACCCCACTTATCACCTGTTCGATGAGAAGAGATTAATGCTCATGAAGAGAGGAAGCCTCCTTATCAACTCATCGAGAGGAGGTGTCGTCGACAATAGTGCCCTGAAAAGTGCGATTGCAAATGGAGTTGTCGGCGACGCGGTTTTGGATGTCTGGGAAAACGAGCCGAAGATTGACGTTGAACTACTTTCGATGTGTGCGATCGGGACTCCGCACGTAGCAGGCTATTCCATCGATGGAAAGATAAATGCCACGAGAATGGTTCTCGAAGCATTTTGCGCGCACTTCAGTTTACCAAAGCCGGGAGATTTTTCTTATCTAGTTTCTCCGCCTGAGCGTCCAATCATAGAAACAGACAACTCTGGTTCGAGTGCTGAAGATATTCTTGCTCATGCCATGAGTCATTGTTACGATATTGAGAAGGACGACAAAGCGTTGAGGAACATTAATTCCGTTGATCCTGCCGAACGCGGAGCTTTCTTCAAACGGCTTCGAAGCGGTTACCACTTCCGCCATGAGTTTTCAAATTTCAAAGTGAAGATCGACGGAACAAAAGACGGTGAACTTAAGGAAATTTTGTCTTCATTCGGGTTTGGAATAAATGCCGTCCTCAATTCGGATTGA
- a CDS encoding PLP-dependent aspartate aminotransferase family protein, protein MRFQTNTIHTGVDKDSAFNSVITPIYQTSTFRFEDVGQTKGFDYTRSGNPTRRALEENISALEGGASAAAVATGMAAVALTLHFFKSGDHIICTHDCYGGTERLLRTYREQFGLEISYVNMNSLSAVQASIKPNTKAFWIETPSNPLLNIVDIKALSQIAHQHGAISIVDNTFLSPFNQRPFELGADIIVHSTTKYLNGHSDVVGGAVVVKSREQAERLQFLANALGQGASPFDSWLVLRGIKTLAPRMKEHERNARAVAEFLSKHSNVRKVFYPGLKTHPQHELAGRQQYGFGAIISFEVDGTREEVNRVLRSTKIFALAESLGGVESLIEHPATMSHASMNPELRESAGINERVIRLSIGIEDVNDLIEDLDHALTFEEKVFVQPGKHKIAVRC, encoded by the coding sequence ATGCGTTTTCAGACTAACACAATCCACACCGGAGTCGATAAAGATTCCGCATTCAACAGCGTTATCACACCGATTTATCAAACTTCAACATTCCGTTTCGAAGATGTCGGCCAGACCAAGGGATTTGACTACACGCGAAGCGGAAACCCAACACGACGTGCGTTAGAAGAAAATATTTCTGCCCTCGAAGGAGGTGCAAGCGCAGCCGCCGTTGCTACAGGTATGGCGGCAGTTGCACTTACGCTACATTTTTTCAAATCGGGGGATCACATTATTTGTACCCACGATTGTTATGGTGGTACAGAGCGTCTTCTGCGCACCTATCGTGAACAATTCGGGTTAGAAATCTCTTATGTCAATATGAACAGTCTTTCAGCGGTTCAGGCTTCGATCAAACCGAATACAAAAGCTTTCTGGATAGAAACGCCGAGTAATCCTCTCCTTAATATCGTCGATATCAAGGCGCTGTCGCAGATTGCTCATCAACATGGTGCGATTTCAATTGTGGATAACACATTTCTTTCTCCGTTCAATCAAAGACCGTTTGAGCTTGGCGCCGACATTATAGTTCACTCGACGACAAAATATCTTAATGGGCATAGCGATGTGGTAGGCGGTGCGGTGGTGGTAAAGAGCAGGGAACAAGCAGAGAGGCTGCAATTTCTGGCAAATGCACTTGGGCAAGGTGCGTCTCCCTTCGATAGTTGGCTCGTCCTGCGCGGGATAAAGACGCTGGCGCCCCGTATGAAAGAGCACGAACGAAACGCCCGTGCCGTTGCCGAATTTCTTTCCAAGCATTCAAATGTTCGTAAAGTTTTTTATCCGGGACTCAAGACTCATCCGCAGCATGAACTTGCCGGGCGGCAGCAATACGGGTTTGGAGCAATCATTTCGTTTGAAGTCGATGGGACGAGGGAAGAAGTGAATCGCGTGCTGCGGTCGACAAAGATTTTCGCTCTAGCGGAATCGTTGGGCGGTGTCGAATCTCTTATAGAACACCCTGCAACCATGAGTCACGCCTCGATGAATCCCGAATTGCGTGAGAGTGCCGGTATAAATGAACGAGTGATTCGACTTTCCATTGGTATCGAAGACGTAAACGACCTGATTGAGGATCTCGATCACGCACTGACTTTCGAAGAAAAAGTGTTTGTTCAACCCGGCAAGCACAAAATTGCAGTGCGATGCTAA
- a CDS encoding nitrite/sulfite reductase, with product MSQTEESIYSIDNQVAYAEDIRLFRNELSRLKKNEISEDEFKKFRLHRGIYGQRPDQEGFNMVRVRIPFGLLTSLQLKRLGEIAREFSDGIAHITTRQDIQFHWVKLETVPDVMEKLSEVGLTTREACGNTVRNIIGAPLAGVAKSELFDITSYAHLLAKHLLRNNLNQLLPRKFKISFSGSIDESDGIIPWIQDIGYVAALQDEDGKTRKGFKVYIGGGLGGQPRVADLFEEFLPIELLIPTTEAVLTIFNAFGDRKNRNKARMKYVLWKLGFEDFKRRVLEEREKIMVSGRTYPEPKEENETGYLPVDENFILKTNGDVEFNHWLDTNVASQKQTGYNVVYINPTIGDLTVDQLFVMSEISQRFSNGKIRTTPQQDIVLRWIRSSDLNSLYRELKTLGLNQAGALDSSNVTSCPGADTCNLGITHSRALGKELTQLFHRNADWAEVLEGFRVKISGCPNSCGQHHVAAIGLHGATKKVEGGEIPSYLISVGGGMNSGKQTFGATLGRVPARYAVEAVSRIIKRFISQRSTDENFWQFTERVGVRSYRDDIKDLSDFRVDNRNAELFVDLGEKQAFAAVTGEGECAV from the coding sequence ATGTCGCAAACCGAGGAATCAATATATAGCATTGACAATCAGGTAGCGTATGCGGAGGATATACGCCTATTCAGAAATGAATTGAGTCGTCTGAAAAAAAATGAGATATCCGAGGATGAATTCAAAAAATTCAGGTTGCACCGCGGGATATACGGTCAGCGGCCGGACCAGGAGGGTTTCAACATGGTCCGCGTCAGGATCCCGTTCGGACTCCTGACATCCCTGCAGTTGAAAAGGCTGGGCGAGATAGCGCGCGAGTTTTCCGACGGGATCGCTCACATCACCACGCGACAGGACATACAGTTTCACTGGGTTAAACTGGAGACCGTTCCCGACGTCATGGAGAAATTATCTGAGGTTGGACTCACTACACGTGAAGCATGTGGTAATACTGTCAGGAATATCATAGGTGCACCTTTGGCCGGCGTAGCGAAATCGGAGCTTTTCGATATAACTTCATATGCACATCTCCTCGCAAAGCATCTACTGCGAAATAATTTAAATCAACTCCTTCCGAGGAAATTCAAAATCTCCTTTTCCGGGAGCATCGATGAGAGTGACGGTATCATTCCGTGGATACAAGATATAGGATATGTAGCTGCGCTTCAGGACGAAGACGGTAAGACGAGAAAGGGCTTCAAGGTCTATATAGGGGGCGGACTTGGTGGTCAACCGCGAGTTGCGGATTTGTTCGAAGAATTTCTGCCGATCGAACTCCTGATTCCGACCACGGAAGCCGTCCTCACGATCTTCAATGCATTCGGCGATCGAAAAAATAGAAACAAAGCACGAATGAAGTACGTGCTTTGGAAGTTGGGATTCGAGGATTTCAAGCGCCGGGTGCTTGAAGAAAGAGAGAAGATTATGGTATCCGGCAGAACATATCCCGAACCCAAAGAGGAGAATGAAACAGGATATTTACCCGTCGACGAAAATTTTATCCTTAAGACAAACGGTGATGTCGAGTTTAATCACTGGCTTGACACTAATGTTGCCAGCCAGAAACAGACGGGTTATAATGTGGTTTACATCAACCCGACGATAGGTGATCTGACGGTGGATCAGCTGTTTGTAATGAGCGAGATCTCGCAGCGCTTTTCGAACGGAAAAATTCGTACCACGCCGCAACAGGACATAGTTCTACGATGGATCAGGTCTTCAGATTTGAATTCGCTTTACCGGGAATTGAAAACTTTAGGTTTGAATCAAGCGGGCGCACTTGATTCTTCAAACGTGACTTCATGCCCGGGAGCAGATACCTGCAACCTCGGCATAACTCATTCACGCGCCCTAGGGAAGGAATTGACTCAGCTATTTCATCGTAACGCCGATTGGGCCGAAGTGTTGGAAGGTTTTCGTGTAAAGATAAGCGGTTGCCCGAACTCATGCGGTCAACATCATGTTGCAGCAATCGGGTTGCACGGCGCAACAAAAAAAGTCGAAGGCGGAGAAATTCCTTCGTACTTAATTTCTGTTGGCGGAGGCATGAACTCCGGCAAACAAACGTTCGGTGCTACGCTGGGAAGAGTACCGGCTCGATATGCTGTCGAAGCTGTCTCACGCATCATTAAGAGATTCATCTCCCAGCGTAGCACCGACGAAAATTTCTGGCAGTTCACGGAACGTGTCGGAGTCCGTTCGTACCGCGACGACATCAAAGATCTCTCGGATTTCAGGGTGGATAATCGAAACGCGGAACTGTTTGTTGATCTCGGAGAGAAACAGGCTTTTGCCGCAGTGACAGGGGAAGGTGAATGCGCGGTCTGA
- a CDS encoding sulfurtransferase, with protein MVQDKYAHPEVLVDTAWADQHKEDSNVRIVEVDVDTKAYGEGHIPGAVGWDWQTQLSDNVRRDLVPKSELEKLLSESGIDSDTVVLLYGDNNNWFAAWALWQLKIYGHKDVRLINGGRKKWVAEGKPLTRDIPNVPKKAYKASEPDFSIRAYLQDVLKTVDDGKKVALVDVRSGDEYTGKVLSPPGLPETCQRGGHVPKAVNVPWGKNVNEDGTFKSVAELRSLYEPLGVKPDKDIVAYCRIGERSSLTWFVLRYLLGYSNVKNYDGSWTEWGNLVNAPIARGERA; from the coding sequence ATGGTACAAGATAAATATGCACATCCTGAAGTTCTGGTCGACACAGCATGGGCCGACCAGCACAAGGAGGATTCAAATGTCAGAATAGTCGAAGTCGATGTAGATACGAAAGCTTATGGCGAGGGCCATATTCCTGGCGCGGTAGGTTGGGACTGGCAAACTCAATTGTCGGACAACGTCAGGCGAGATCTCGTTCCAAAATCGGAATTGGAGAAGCTCCTTAGCGAATCGGGAATCGACAGCGATACAGTCGTTTTGCTCTACGGCGATAACAACAACTGGTTCGCCGCGTGGGCGCTCTGGCAATTGAAAATTTATGGACACAAGGATGTCCGGTTGATAAACGGCGGTCGCAAGAAGTGGGTCGCGGAAGGAAAGCCGCTGACAAGAGATATCCCGAACGTGCCGAAAAAGGCATATAAAGCTTCCGAACCCGATTTTTCAATCAGAGCTTATCTTCAGGACGTCTTGAAGACAGTTGACGATGGCAAGAAGGTCGCATTGGTAGACGTGCGGTCCGGCGACGAATACACCGGAAAGGTTCTTTCGCCTCCCGGATTGCCCGAAACATGCCAGCGCGGCGGTCATGTCCCAAAGGCAGTAAATGTACCCTGGGGAAAAAACGTGAACGAAGATGGAACATTCAAATCGGTTGCTGAACTCAGATCGTTGTATGAACCGCTCGGAGTCAAGCCCGACAAAGATATAGTTGCATACTGCCGCATCGGTGAACGGTCGAGCCTCACCTGGTTTGTCCTCAGGTATCTTCTCGGATACAGTAACGTCAAGAACTACGATGGTTCATGGACGGAGTGGGGAAATCTTGTAAATGCGCCCATCGCGCGTGGAGAAAGAGCATGA
- a CDS encoding thioredoxin-like domain-containing protein: protein MEPNMLRSACFLFAALFWSFLGHAQTKVTGTVDGFDGKPMLCANVTLLRLPDYSPVKSVVVERDGKFEINIDSSGIWVLQFSGVFHQEHMTLLYIDKPGAIDVDVRLAAYHYLNDLDGAKVNSNVNNWYILKAVPMQKELGGTYSANIETNADSILYRLLGVREGDQVEGTQADKYVYNGTGGYNCVVTATNGRVGIILDPKKLPRSEKPERIAFVGTDPVISRFAEIYDELQHCRTTYQSALKNYIMSRTAQKQSKMDFSPILSSIKKEIKHERNKVLRRELYLNYITVAMMARQLDKSIYRESLKQISPSSIVWLVNPHSVYYALGHSGLTQIEQNKYVNEVLDENPEDRIKSALLYDEFMVAKLSEQTETAAHYYGLLTGRFQNTPEGQQLIKTLPHEYELRAGRSVPPFSLVSIDDSTKIISNETLKGKYYLLNFWATTDTESVDEVKLLSDVYEGYRHSNFEILSLSVDSISQNVTEFRKSKVKMPWLNAFLGKDINNEVVREFQANTIPDLILVNPRGIIVALGNELVGGNLEKKLTKLLK, encoded by the coding sequence ATGGAACCGAATATGCTGAGGTCAGCTTGCTTTCTTTTTGCCGCATTGTTTTGGTCTTTCCTTGGTCATGCTCAAACCAAAGTTACAGGAACGGTCGATGGGTTTGATGGCAAGCCCATGCTTTGCGCAAATGTGACCTTGTTGAGGCTCCCGGACTATTCACCAGTCAAATCTGTTGTTGTAGAAAGGGATGGCAAGTTTGAAATAAATATAGACTCATCAGGCATCTGGGTATTGCAGTTTTCCGGCGTGTTCCATCAGGAACATATGACGCTACTCTATATCGACAAACCTGGGGCGATTGATGTTGATGTGCGACTCGCAGCTTATCATTATTTGAATGACCTCGACGGCGCAAAAGTAAATAGTAACGTCAACAACTGGTATATCCTGAAAGCCGTCCCTATGCAGAAAGAGCTTGGTGGTACGTATTCCGCAAACATCGAGACCAATGCCGATTCGATTCTTTATCGATTGTTGGGAGTCAGAGAGGGTGATCAGGTTGAAGGAACGCAGGCGGATAAATATGTATATAACGGGACAGGGGGTTATAATTGCGTGGTAACGGCGACAAATGGGAGAGTTGGGATTATTCTTGACCCTAAGAAACTTCCGCGTTCAGAAAAACCCGAGAGGATCGCTTTTGTCGGGACAGATCCGGTGATATCGAGGTTTGCAGAAATCTATGATGAGTTACAACATTGCCGGACTACGTATCAATCTGCGCTCAAAAATTACATAATGTCAAGAACTGCGCAAAAACAATCCAAGATGGATTTCTCCCCTATCCTGTCGTCCATCAAGAAAGAAATCAAGCATGAACGCAACAAAGTATTACGGAGAGAGTTATACCTAAATTATATCACCGTTGCCATGATGGCGAGACAATTGGATAAATCGATCTACAGAGAGTCTTTGAAACAGATTTCACCTTCATCAATCGTCTGGCTCGTAAATCCTCACAGTGTTTACTATGCTTTGGGACATTCGGGTCTGACTCAGATTGAACAGAACAAATACGTGAATGAAGTCCTCGATGAGAACCCTGAGGACAGAATAAAATCCGCATTGTTATATGATGAATTTATGGTTGCAAAGTTGTCTGAGCAAACAGAAACGGCAGCGCATTATTACGGCTTGCTCACCGGCAGATTCCAAAATACGCCCGAGGGGCAACAGCTAATCAAAACTCTTCCACATGAGTACGAGTTAAGGGCAGGTAGGTCCGTCCCGCCATTCTCTCTTGTCTCAATCGATGATTCAACAAAAATTATTTCTAATGAAACCTTAAAAGGAAAATATTATTTATTGAATTTTTGGGCTACAACGGATACAGAATCCGTCGACGAGGTAAAACTGCTGAGTGATGTATATGAAGGATACAGGCATAGTAACTTTGAGATATTGAGTCTTTCGGTCGACAGTATTTCTCAGAATGTGACGGAATTCAGAAAAAGCAAGGTGAAGATGCCATGGTTGAATGCATTCTTGGGGAAAGACATTAACAATGAAGTTGTCCGCGAGTTCCAGGCAAATACTATCCCGGATCTGATTTTGGTAAATCCGCGAGGGATCATTGTGGCTTTGGGGAATGAATTGGTAGGAGGTAATCTTGAGAAGAAACTCACAAAACTTTTGAAGTAG